One genomic region from Pecten maximus chromosome 5, xPecMax1.1, whole genome shotgun sequence encodes:
- the LOC117326702 gene encoding cell wall protein IFF6-like: MPKYTTDSNTTDSNTTDGNTTDGNTTNGNTTNDSNTRDSNTTDGNTTDSNTTDSNTTDSNTTDSNTTDSNTTDSNTTDGNTTDSNTRDSNTTDSNTTDSNTTDSNTTDSNTTDGNTTDSNTRDSNTTDSNTTDSNTTDSNTTDGNTTDGNTTDSNTTDGNNTDGNTTDSNTTDGNTTDNNTTDSNTTDSNTTDSNTRDSNTRDSNTTDGNNTDGNTTDGNTSDSNTTDSNTTDSNTRDSNTTDSNTTDSNTRDSNNTDSNTTDGNTTDSKTTDSNTTDGNTTDSNTTDSNTTDSNTTDSNTTDSNNTDSNTRDSNTTDSNTTDSKTTDSNTTDGNTTDSNTTDSNTTDSNTTDSNNTDSNTRDSNTTDSNTTDSNTTDSNTTDSNTTDAASSVSDSSATTTSSEDSSSSEDPTSSPSYTVYQPGHPFPEYVVQSRTILTPPIVIHVLDRQLVTFTKEPNTSDFRVLGRGVSGSVYHACHQPSGRQLAVKLFENAELLPHYIINEGMIMALLNGAAVAPRFFGLMREPGTSVKYALVQEFFGNGCTLFNMMRMVNRQMVAVTERKIAEICLKLVIHDRGVLINDIKNDNILVDVTNFDIRFIDFGLSTFKTGYQYSPSNDPDDDVKFDFLAPEVRFGDQRTTKASDIYSLGKVIGQLGWGIDDLEEISSRCSDPIPVARPTMEELILMMETVLNGL; the protein is encoded by the exons ATGCCAAAATACACCACAGACAGTAACACCACGGATAGTAACACCACAGACGGTAACACCACGGACGGTAACACCACCAACGGTAACACCACCAACG ACAGTAACACCAGGGACAGTAACACCACGGACGGTAACACCACCGACAGTAACACCACGGACAGTAACACCACAGACAGTAACACCACGGACAGTAACACCACCGACAGTAACACCACAGACAGTAACACCACGGACGGTAACACCACGGACAGTAACACCAGGGACAGTAACACCACAGACAGTAACACCACCGACAGTAACACCACCGACAGTAACACCACCGACAGTAACACCACGGACGGTAACACCACGGACAGTAACACCAGGGACAGTAACACCACAGACAGTAACACCACCGACAGTAACACCACAgacagtaacacaactgacgGTAACACCACCGACGGTAACACCACGGACAGTAACACCACCGACGGTAACAACACCGACGGTAACACCACAGACAGTAACACCACGGACGGTAACACCACGGACAATAACACCACCGACAGTAACACCACAGACAGTAACACCACGGACAGTAACACCAGGGACAGTAACACCAGGGACAGTAACACCACAGACGGTAACAACACCGACGGTAACACCACCGACGGTAACACCTCCGACAGTAACACCACGGACAGTAACACCACAGACAGTAACACCAGGGACAGTAACACCACAGACAGTAACACCACAGACAGTAACACCAGGGACAGTAACAACACCgacagtaacactacagacgGTAACACCACCGACAGTAAAACCACCgacagtaacactacagacgGTAACACCACAGACAGTAACACCACCGACAGTAACACCACTGACAGTAACACCACCGACAGTAACACCACCGACAGTAACAACACGGACAGTAACACCAGGGACAGTAACACCACCGACAGTAACACCACCGACAGTAAAACCACCgacagtaacactacagacgGTAACACCACCGACAGTAACACCACGGACAGTAACACCACCGACAGTAACACCACCGACAGTAACAACACGGACAGTAACACCAGGGACAGTAACACCACCGACAGTAACACCACAGACAGTAACACCACGGACAGTAACACCACAGACAGTAACACCACGGACG CTGCATCATCAGTTTCTGACAGTAGTGCAACAACAACTTCATCTGAAGATTCCTCCTCATCTGAGGATCCAACATCTTCACCATCATACACGG TTTATCAACCAGGACATCCATTCCCGGAGTATGTTGTACAGAGTCGGACCATCTTAACACCTCCCATCGTGATCCATGTCCTGGATCGCCAGCTTGTTACTTTCACTAAAGAACCTAACACCAGTGATTTCAGGGTCCTGGGACGTGGTGTGTCTGGCAGCGTCTATCATGCCTGTCACCAACCATCAGGACGCCAACTTGCGGTGAAACTTTTTGAGAATGCAGAGTTGCTGCCCCATTACATCATCAACGAAGGCATGATTATGGCGCTGCTAAATGGGGCAGCGGTGGCCCCCAGATTCTTTGGATTAATGAGGGAACCAGGAACGTCTGTCAAATACGCTCTTGTACAAGAGTTTTTCGGCAATGGATGCACTTTGTTTAACATGATGAGGATGGTGAACAGGCAAATGGTCGCCGTAACGGAAAGAAAGATTGCAGAAATTTGCCTGAAACTT GTCATACATGATCGAGGTGTGCTTATCAACGATATAAAGAATGATAACATATTGGTTGATGTGACCAACTTCGACATCAG ATTCATTGATTTTGGTCTTTCGACATTCAAAACGGGTTACCAATACTCACCATCAAACGATCCAGATGATGATGTCAAATTCGATTTCCTCGCTCCAGAAGTCAGGTTTGGAGATCAGAGAACAACAAAAGCTTCCGACATTTACAGCTTAGGTAAAGTAATAGGTCAGCTTGGATGGGGAATCGATGATTTAGAAGAAATCAGCAGTAGATGCTCTGACCCGATCCCAGTGGCAAGACCAACAATGGAGGAATTAATCCTGATGATGGAGACCGTTCTAAATGGCCTGTAA